In one Leptospiraceae bacterium genomic region, the following are encoded:
- a CDS encoding UpxY family transcription antiterminator, translating to MEEKKSWYAVYTKPRAEKKLKDSLDKKGIQTFLPILKQKKKWSDRTKYVETPVFPSYVFVKINFEKEALDISREPNSVSFVFFNGKPAEITESEIEILRIFVNEYPDKLKVQESDFLQKGREVEIISGPFAGRKAIVIEVKKMLYVVLHIKAINRILKVEVPKEVIKIPNLL from the coding sequence ATGGAAGAAAAAAAGAGTTGGTACGCTGTTTATACAAAGCCGAGGGCTGAAAAAAAGCTAAAAGATTCCCTGGATAAAAAAGGCATTCAAACTTTTCTACCCATTCTAAAGCAAAAAAAAAAATGGTCAGATCGAACTAAGTATGTTGAAACCCCAGTTTTTCCTTCATACGTTTTTGTGAAAATAAACTTTGAAAAAGAAGCTCTGGATATATCCAGAGAACCAAATTCCGTAAGTTTTGTTTTTTTTAACGGTAAACCAGCAGAGATTACAGAAAGCGAAATCGAAATTTTACGGATTTTCGTCAATGAATACCCGGATAAATTAAAAGTTCAAGAAAGTGATTTCTTACAAAAAGGTAGAGAGGTTGAAATCATCTCCGGACCGTTTGCCGGACGAAAGGCCATTGTAATAGAAGTGAAAAAAATGCTTTATGTAGTGCTTCATATAAAAGCTATAAACCGTATTTTAAAAGTAGAAGTGCCAAAAGAAGTTATTAAAATTCCAAATTTATTATGA
- a CDS encoding TatD family hydrolase, whose translation MSIDISQDIIPDINSFSIGLHPWKIKEENLSHSLFELRNFIQHKNCLAVGEAGLDRLKGPDLEIQINALKEQIKLSEEFSIPLILHCVRAFPELFYLKKNLKPKNPWILHGFTAGKEIAKEAIKKGILLSFGSALLKEKVKILQYFSELPLDSIFFETDEDKVSIIDIYKKASGSLQIPQDTLELQIEKNFKKVFRYEL comes from the coding sequence ATGAGTATCGATATATCCCAAGATATTATCCCTGATATAAACTCATTTTCTATTGGCCTGCATCCCTGGAAGATTAAAGAAGAAAACTTGTCCCACTCATTATTCGAGCTTAGGAACTTCATACAACATAAGAATTGTCTGGCTGTTGGTGAAGCAGGACTGGATCGCTTGAAAGGTCCCGATCTAGAAATTCAAATAAATGCCTTGAAAGAGCAAATTAAATTATCTGAAGAATTTTCCATACCTCTAATACTTCACTGCGTCAGGGCATTTCCTGAATTGTTTTATTTAAAAAAAAATCTAAAACCTAAAAACCCCTGGATTCTTCATGGATTCACAGCAGGAAAAGAGATCGCAAAAGAAGCTATTAAAAAAGGAATATTACTAAGCTTTGGAAGTGCACTCTTGAAAGAAAAAGTAAAAATTTTACAGTATTTTTCTGAGCTTCCTCTTGATAGCATATTTTTTGAGACAGATGAAGATAAAGTATCAATTATAGATATTTATAAAAAAGCATCCGGTAGTTTACAAATTCCCCAAGATACACTAGAATTACAGATAGAAAAAAATTTCAAGAAGGTATTTCGTTATGAATTATGA
- a CDS encoding tRNA threonylcarbamoyladenosine dehydratase yields MNYDVWTERTKLLLGNEKLEKLKNSHVLVVGLGGVGAVAAEMLCRAGITYLTIVDGDKFVPSNLNRQIPSLNSNLDRGKAEVLAERLQDINPEVKIERYGVFLEPNIIYGLFLEKKYDYVIDAIDTIAPKLELIRYCIEKKIPIISSMGAGGKLDPSKVRVADISRSYQCKLAQRIRKKLKKENRIYKGLRVVFSPEPVPKESIQIVGEKYKKSSAGTISYMPAIFGIYAASEVINAIIKR; encoded by the coding sequence ATGAATTATGATGTGTGGACAGAAAGAACAAAGCTTTTACTGGGAAATGAAAAATTAGAAAAGTTAAAGAATTCTCATGTACTTGTCGTTGGTCTGGGAGGGGTAGGGGCCGTTGCTGCTGAAATGCTCTGTCGTGCAGGAATAACTTATTTAACTATAGTGGATGGAGATAAATTTGTTCCGAGTAATTTAAACAGGCAGATACCATCACTAAATAGTAATTTGGATCGAGGAAAAGCTGAAGTTCTGGCTGAAAGGTTACAGGATATCAATCCGGAAGTTAAGATTGAACGTTATGGCGTTTTCCTTGAGCCGAATATAATTTATGGATTATTTTTAGAAAAGAAATATGATTATGTTATTGATGCTATAGATACGATTGCTCCTAAGTTAGAGTTAATCCGCTATTGTATTGAAAAGAAAATTCCAATTATCAGTTCTATGGGAGCCGGGGGTAAGTTAGATCCTTCGAAGGTAAGAGTTGCAGATATTTCCCGATCTTATCAATGCAAGTTAGCTCAAAGAATACGGAAAAAATTAAAGAAAGAAAATCGGATTTATAAAGGTTTACGGGTAGTTTTTTCACCGGAACCGGTACCTAAAGAAAGTATTCAGATTGTTGGAGAAAAATACAAGAAAAGTTCAGCCGGTACTATATCTTACATGCCGGCAATTTTTGGAATTTACGCTGCTTCCGAGGTGATTAACGCTATTATTAAAAGATAA
- a CDS encoding DUF2779 domain-containing protein, translating to MNLPSRVRSFLKKLFRINTSSFLISRQKFKTSLRCEKLFWEQSKNNLSNAHYLELLQYKDLIQLNRKLYPDAIELKSYKSNYSFTKTLEALKNRKPTFNTHFQVEDLNSKTDLLVPSEKENFWNIIEIKFSPNIKQLDYYDIAFQKYVIELSGFKIDTCIIKTINPNYLFVDNNIEPEQFYKNTDVTKRIEGIFQSIPGKLERLKAIYKSTKSPQNRGCKNPTKCIYPNVCWDNLQDSDIFQLREGKDLSYDLYTNQGIHYITDIPQDVELSDIQKLQFEAHKTKSPYINHEMIAQFIEKIKFPVYFLDFETINPPLPIFINSKPFQHVPFQYSLHILQSPDSEPVHHQYICEMDNNNPRIEILDNLRKLIYPEGTILCFNDAFEKKCLKEAVAFHKEFEPWYKSILPMFLDLAIPFKYFYYYHPEQKGKASLKAILPVMTDESYKNLKIQDGHGANQEYLRIRSGKSSFLETEKVKKRLLLYCKMDTYALFLVMRELRKLCLKTKED from the coding sequence ATGAATTTACCTTCTCGCGTAAGGTCTTTTTTAAAAAAACTATTTAGAATCAATACATCCTCCTTTCTTATAAGTCGTCAAAAATTTAAAACCTCTTTGCGCTGTGAAAAACTGTTCTGGGAACAAAGTAAAAATAATCTTTCGAATGCACATTATTTAGAATTATTACAATATAAAGATCTCATCCAATTAAATCGTAAACTTTATCCTGATGCAATAGAACTTAAAAGTTATAAAAGTAACTACTCTTTTACGAAAACCCTCGAGGCTTTAAAGAATAGAAAACCCACTTTTAATACACATTTTCAAGTTGAAGATTTAAATTCAAAAACAGATTTACTTGTTCCATCAGAAAAAGAAAATTTTTGGAATATTATAGAAATTAAGTTTTCCCCTAATATCAAACAATTAGATTATTACGATATTGCCTTTCAGAAATATGTAATAGAGCTTTCTGGTTTTAAAATTGATACCTGCATTATTAAAACGATTAATCCAAATTATCTGTTTGTTGATAATAATATAGAACCTGAACAATTTTACAAAAATACCGATGTAACTAAGCGAATTGAGGGAATTTTCCAAAGTATACCCGGTAAATTAGAAAGATTAAAAGCGATTTATAAATCAACAAAATCTCCTCAAAATAGAGGCTGCAAAAATCCGACCAAGTGTATCTATCCGAATGTTTGCTGGGATAATTTACAGGATAGCGACATTTTTCAACTCCGAGAAGGAAAGGATTTATCTTATGATCTTTATACAAATCAAGGAATACATTACATTACTGATATACCTCAGGATGTAGAATTAAGTGATATACAGAAACTTCAGTTCGAAGCACATAAGACAAAATCTCCTTACATCAATCATGAGATGATTGCTCAGTTTATAGAAAAGATAAAATTTCCTGTATACTTTTTAGACTTTGAAACCATAAACCCCCCTCTTCCTATATTTATTAATAGCAAACCTTTTCAACACGTTCCTTTTCAATATTCCTTGCATATCCTTCAAAGTCCTGATAGCGAGCCAGTTCATCACCAGTATATTTGCGAGATGGACAACAATAACCCAAGGATAGAAATATTAGATAATTTAAGAAAATTAATTTACCCGGAAGGAACTATTTTATGCTTTAACGATGCTTTTGAGAAAAAATGTTTGAAAGAAGCAGTAGCCTTTCATAAAGAATTTGAACCCTGGTATAAAAGTATTTTACCCATGTTTTTGGATCTTGCTATTCCTTTTAAATATTTTTATTATTATCATCCGGAACAAAAAGGAAAAGCATCTTTGAAAGCTATTCTACCGGTAATGACCGATGAGTCTTATAAAAATTTAAAAATCCAGGATGGCCATGGAGCCAATCAAGAATATTTAAGAATTAGATCAGGAAAATCTTCATTTTTGGAAACGGAAAAAGTAAAAAAAAGATTACTACTATATTGTAAAATGGATACCTATGCACTATTTTTAGTAATGAGAGAATTAAGAAAGTTATGCTTAAAAACAAAAGAAGATTAA
- a CDS encoding ACP S-malonyltransferase, whose product MSSGKLLEEARASKKKLFLEFGGQGAPFLKELTKLHEEEGLKKYFDTCFQAFSDFEKKHKGSPLISEGMDLKGWVNDNSKAPDENYLIRGSISIASIFVTHMAAFTNFLQKGYPMPELIENTFGATGHSQGVAAAAFASLGKDGEEYYEALYKYTTYMLNMGFHGQASYSRFTIEDEFLKISAELGDKNPAPMVACIGYTRDELESRVNFFNDQEKASGKDMIHISLYNTPNSMIVSGWPERVIAFRKKYKPEMDERGCKFVYLKTTAPYHCPLTSSSIEVFDKALKEDMDFPFTQADLKVPVFSFVSGKDLRTETKNLGSLLFDEVVVQNLHWDLSLSEVVKNSEKIEAIVDFGPSRTVAGLTQAQLDAAQKQIRILCLSNPKDLKAIF is encoded by the coding sequence ATGTCATCCGGAAAATTACTTGAAGAAGCCAGAGCCAGTAAAAAGAAGCTTTTTTTAGAGTTTGGCGGGCAAGGAGCACCCTTCCTAAAAGAACTCACAAAACTGCATGAAGAAGAAGGATTAAAAAAGTATTTTGATACCTGTTTTCAGGCATTTTCTGATTTCGAGAAAAAACACAAAGGTAGTCCTCTCATTTCAGAAGGAATGGATTTGAAAGGATGGGTAAACGATAACTCCAAAGCTCCGGACGAAAATTATTTAATTAGGGGTAGTATATCCATTGCTTCTATTTTTGTAACCCATATGGCTGCATTTACGAATTTTCTCCAGAAAGGTTATCCGATGCCTGAACTAATAGAAAATACATTCGGAGCTACAGGTCACAGTCAGGGTGTGGCTGCTGCTGCTTTTGCCAGTTTAGGTAAAGATGGAGAAGAATACTATGAGGCGCTATATAAGTATACAACTTATATGCTGAATATGGGTTTTCACGGTCAGGCATCATATTCTCGTTTTACTATAGAAGACGAGTTTTTGAAAATCTCTGCTGAACTGGGAGATAAAAATCCGGCTCCAATGGTTGCCTGTATAGGATACACCCGAGATGAATTGGAGAGTCGAGTAAACTTTTTCAATGATCAAGAGAAAGCTTCCGGCAAAGATATGATCCATATCAGCCTTTATAATACTCCTAATTCGATGATTGTATCCGGATGGCCGGAAAGAGTCATTGCATTTAGAAAAAAGTATAAACCAGAAATGGACGAAAGAGGTTGTAAGTTTGTTTATCTTAAAACTACAGCACCCTATCACTGTCCCCTGACTTCTTCTTCTATTGAAGTATTCGACAAAGCACTCAAAGAAGATATGGATTTTCCTTTCACGCAGGCTGACTTAAAAGTTCCTGTATTCTCATTTGTCTCAGGAAAAGATTTGAGAACTGAAACTAAAAATTTGGGAAGCCTTCTATTCGATGAGGTGGTTGTGCAGAATCTTCATTGGGATCTTTCTCTTTCCGAAGTTGTTAAAAATTCGGAAAAGATCGAAGCGATTGTTGATTTCGGGCCAAGTCGGACTGTTGCCGGTTTAACCCAGGCTCAACTAGATGCTGCTCAAAAGCAAATACGAATCCTGTGTCTTTCAAATCCAAAAGATCTGAAAGCCATTTTTTAA
- a CDS encoding MCE family protein, which translates to MKYSIIGILFFFSLALAFYLTIIKQVDDETRFPYRAKIVFDRIDGLKQGTEVSIKGITAGKVYDIIVVSRKNLKNIPNYSPEKEELIELTLALDRPLSLWKNYSVEFKKATAFSGRSIDIDPGGQNNFIENTYIPNPRKKDLNMTMRYYDDFFAGSARLIRENKPELRKTVSNLKSISSKLNKGKGTLGELINSDKTYVSLSETTNDIKILAKEGRWYAESIRHDDVSSVPFFITTIVNILGINLIF; encoded by the coding sequence ATGAAATATAGCATTATTGGAATTTTATTCTTTTTCTCCCTTGCTCTGGCTTTTTATCTTACAATTATTAAACAGGTTGATGATGAAACCAGGTTTCCTTATAGAGCTAAAATTGTTTTTGATAGAATTGATGGCTTAAAGCAGGGTACGGAAGTATCAATAAAAGGAATTACTGCCGGAAAAGTATACGACATAATAGTAGTATCCAGAAAAAATCTCAAGAATATACCGAATTATTCACCTGAAAAAGAAGAGCTTATTGAACTAACATTGGCTCTTGATAGACCGCTAAGTTTATGGAAGAATTATTCGGTTGAATTTAAAAAAGCAACTGCTTTCTCCGGTAGAAGTATAGATATAGATCCCGGAGGACAGAATAATTTTATTGAGAATACATATATTCCTAACCCAAGAAAAAAGGATCTGAACATGACTATGAGATATTATGATGATTTTTTTGCCGGTTCTGCTCGACTTATCAGGGAAAATAAACCGGAACTCAGGAAAACTGTATCCAATTTAAAAAGTATTAGCAGTAAGTTAAATAAGGGAAAGGGAACTTTAGGTGAATTAATCAATTCTGATAAGACATATGTTTCTTTGAGTGAAACTACAAATGATATAAAGATACTGGCAAAAGAGGGAAGATGGTATGCAGAAAGTATACGTCATGATGATGTGTCTTCGGTACCATTTTTCATTACAACAATTGTCAATATACTCGGAATAAATCTGATTTTTTAA
- a CDS encoding 6-carboxytetrahydropterin synthase has protein sequence MFSELQGKFYIRIEDKFESSHYLYNYFPDGSDEPIHGHSWKIEVYISGKSGIKADGICFDFLTAKKKLKELSEAMDHRLINEHPDFKGINPTSENIARWFYYYLQHEVEKENGKIKKIVIHEGPENLAFFEPD, from the coding sequence ATGTTTTCAGAATTACAAGGAAAATTTTACATTCGAATAGAAGATAAATTTGAATCTTCCCATTATCTTTATAATTATTTCCCGGATGGAAGTGACGAGCCCATACATGGACATTCCTGGAAAATAGAAGTCTATATATCCGGGAAATCAGGAATAAAAGCGGATGGTATTTGTTTTGATTTTCTTACAGCAAAAAAGAAATTAAAAGAGCTTTCTGAAGCAATGGACCACAGGCTAATCAACGAGCATCCTGATTTTAAAGGAATAAACCCGACTTCAGAAAACATTGCGAGATGGTTTTATTACTACTTGCAGCATGAAGTAGAAAAAGAGAATGGCAAAATAAAAAAAATTGTAATACACGAAGGCCCGGAAAATTTAGCATTTTTCGAGCCGGATTAA
- a CDS encoding universal stress protein: protein MTIEQKENSQKQQLSVLLPVQSLYKAVNCLDTLKSMFGKQLELIFLHVVDIRLKDNFQLLDYGKEEELFQTLKNKAEIAIRNLIPEESSSQVMVVEGIPFLEIVKIARDLNVDLIVMKRNTDSNEKKIENLLFGSTTERVIRASSIPVISLP from the coding sequence ATGACAATAGAACAGAAAGAAAATTCCCAAAAACAACAACTCAGTGTTTTACTTCCCGTACAGTCTTTATATAAAGCTGTAAATTGCCTTGATACCCTAAAAAGCATGTTCGGGAAGCAGTTAGAACTTATTTTTTTACATGTAGTGGATATTCGCTTAAAAGATAATTTTCAGCTTCTCGACTACGGAAAAGAAGAAGAGTTATTTCAGACACTCAAAAACAAGGCTGAAATAGCAATAAGAAACCTGATCCCGGAAGAATCCTCAAGTCAGGTGATGGTAGTCGAAGGTATTCCATTTCTGGAAATTGTAAAAATTGCAAGAGATCTAAATGTAGATTTAATTGTGATGAAACGAAATACAGATTCCAACGAGAAAAAAATTGAAAATCTACTCTTTGGTTCTACTACAGAAAGGGTAATCCGGGCTTCTTCTATTCCCGTGATTAGCCTTCCCTAA
- a CDS encoding YgiT-type zinc finger protein has translation MKLKGKSISKEYILLSYKRYEIIEEFPSDNFLPCFIVYSEYNQDKFHIIIAMDEEEDNVRILAAYYPNLETWEKNLKKRKKRVKCHICGGLMSGIHTDLPYKVDDKETIVVKQMPALQCNNCHQIILEEDTMQSLDGIIKQLEYKPQEKAEDAEGGEDSGEEA, from the coding sequence ATGAAACTAAAAGGAAAGTCCATTAGTAAGGAATATATCCTTTTATCTTATAAAAGATATGAGATAATTGAAGAGTTTCCTTCTGATAATTTTCTTCCCTGTTTTATTGTCTATTCTGAATATAACCAGGACAAGTTCCATATTATCATCGCGATGGATGAAGAAGAAGATAATGTTCGAATTCTTGCGGCCTACTACCCGAATTTAGAAACCTGGGAAAAAAATCTTAAGAAAAGGAAAAAACGAGTGAAGTGTCATATATGTGGAGGCTTAATGTCAGGTATTCATACAGATTTACCCTACAAAGTAGATGATAAAGAAACCATAGTGGTGAAGCAAATGCCAGCATTACAGTGCAATAATTGCCATCAAATAATTCTTGAGGAGGATACTATGCAAAGCCTTGATGGAATTATTAAACAACTTGAATATAAACCTCAAGAAAAAGCAGAAGATGCAGAAGGTGGAGAAGATTCCGGAGAGGAAGCTTAG
- a CDS encoding glycosyltransferase family 4 protein, with product MNKGTIALITPRFHDRLAGGAERLSYEYARILSKNYNVVILTTCATDYITWKNELPIPEASFAFGRILRFQTLKERNILQFNKLDKNLKEQLPYISEADENSWLKEQGPYVPSLIEHIIKNEEKYEVFIFFTYLYYPTVRGLSLIRDKSICVPALHDETHAYFPMFKSLFKNDLVYGFNTEEEYSLFSRLYNFKPQKFSIIGTGLDLNKKKITTNSFTFPYVLYLGRIDSSKGIYELCKFFLNWKTKYSKEVKLLICGSGDFQNPSSDHIEFYGFVDEEKKEEILNSCLFLINPSRLESLSYVLLESWAHSKPVLVNALSPVLRNQCKKSKAGLFYDSQENFNRCMNILLEDEKLRISLGSNGYEYIVKNYSDSAIEEKLNYLIQTTIRN from the coding sequence ATGAATAAAGGAACAATAGCACTTATCACTCCTCGTTTTCATGATAGACTTGCAGGAGGAGCAGAAAGGCTCAGTTATGAGTATGCAAGAATTCTTTCAAAGAACTATAATGTGGTTATTTTAACAACCTGTGCTACTGATTATATTACCTGGAAGAACGAATTACCCATTCCTGAAGCCTCCTTCGCTTTTGGAAGAATTTTACGGTTTCAAACATTAAAGGAACGTAATATTCTTCAATTTAATAAATTAGATAAAAATTTAAAAGAACAGCTTCCCTATATAAGCGAAGCAGATGAGAATTCATGGTTAAAAGAGCAGGGACCCTATGTACCAAGCCTAATCGAACATATTATAAAAAATGAAGAGAAATATGAAGTTTTCATTTTTTTTACCTATTTATATTATCCTACCGTTAGAGGTTTATCCCTGATAAGAGATAAATCGATCTGTGTTCCTGCTTTACACGATGAAACCCACGCTTACTTTCCTATGTTTAAGTCTTTATTTAAAAATGACTTAGTCTACGGATTTAATACGGAAGAAGAATACTCCTTATTCTCCAGGCTTTATAATTTTAAGCCTCAGAAATTTTCAATCATAGGAACAGGTCTCGACTTAAATAAAAAAAAAATTACTACAAATAGTTTTACATTTCCTTATGTATTGTATCTAGGACGTATTGATTCTTCAAAGGGAATATACGAGTTATGTAAGTTTTTTCTAAATTGGAAAACAAAGTATTCAAAAGAAGTAAAACTGTTAATCTGTGGTAGCGGAGATTTTCAGAATCCGAGTAGCGATCATATTGAGTTTTATGGATTTGTAGATGAAGAAAAAAAAGAAGAAATTTTAAATTCCTGTCTTTTCCTTATAAACCCATCCCGGCTAGAGAGTTTATCTTACGTTCTTCTTGAATCCTGGGCTCACAGTAAACCGGTTCTGGTAAACGCACTTTCTCCCGTTTTAAGAAATCAATGTAAGAAAAGTAAAGCAGGTCTTTTTTATGATTCGCAGGAAAACTTTAATAGATGTATGAATATTCTGTTAGAAGATGAAAAGCTCAGAATCAGTTTAGGTAGTAATGGTTATGAATATATTGTAAAAAACTACTCTGATTCTGCAATTGAAGAGAAACTGAACTATTTAATTCAAACGACGATAAGAAACTAA
- a CDS encoding glycosyltransferase family 4 protein encodes MKIKRIHQFSTGFHHGDAISNEMLMIQKVLKSKGIEGEIFAENLGLSETRKVKKFNTYTSRSEEMIIYHHSIHSSVLSFILKQNVPKILIYHNVTPHIYFQPYDLKMTFFLKQGREDLKYIKDEFLFCFADSEYNRSELIDLGYSDVTVLPIIYDFSKLTKRKVPKENRIKQILFVGRIAPNKKQDDLIRFASIYNKYFSKDFIVNLVGHCSPEMQLYQNGLKGLLRELNISDKVFFSSFVTDEQVNRYYQEADLFLSMSEHEGFCVPLLESMFHEIPIMAYDAGAVKETLSGSGILFYEKKFEIIAELAYKLLYDPEFRFHITSKQNTRLQEFKSIKPEELFLKKLKDERFINE; translated from the coding sequence ATGAAAATAAAGAGAATTCATCAATTTTCAACCGGCTTTCACCATGGTGATGCAATCAGTAATGAAATGCTTATGATCCAGAAGGTTTTAAAAAGTAAAGGAATTGAAGGTGAAATTTTTGCAGAAAATTTAGGTTTAAGCGAAACCAGAAAAGTAAAGAAGTTTAATACATATACATCCAGATCAGAGGAAATGATCATCTATCATCATTCCATACATTCCTCGGTTCTTAGTTTTATACTCAAGCAAAATGTTCCTAAAATACTAATTTACCATAATGTCACCCCTCACATTTACTTTCAGCCTTATGATTTAAAAATGACCTTTTTTTTGAAGCAGGGGAGAGAGGATCTAAAGTATATAAAAGACGAATTTCTTTTTTGTTTTGCTGATTCAGAATATAACCGCTCTGAACTTATAGACTTGGGTTATTCGGATGTTACAGTGCTTCCTATTATATACGATTTTTCTAAACTTACAAAGCGCAAAGTCCCTAAGGAAAACAGAATTAAGCAAATTTTATTTGTTGGAAGAATAGCACCTAACAAAAAGCAGGATGACTTAATTCGTTTTGCCAGTATATACAACAAATATTTCTCAAAAGATTTTATTGTTAATCTTGTTGGACATTGTTCACCGGAGATGCAACTCTACCAGAACGGGCTAAAAGGCCTATTGAGGGAACTAAATATATCTGATAAGGTTTTCTTTTCCAGCTTTGTCACAGATGAGCAGGTCAATCGTTATTATCAGGAAGCCGACTTATTTTTAAGTATGAGTGAACATGAAGGTTTTTGTGTTCCTCTTTTAGAATCTATGTTCCATGAAATTCCTATTATGGCCTATGATGCAGGTGCTGTAAAAGAGACACTTTCCGGTTCCGGGATATTGTTTTATGAGAAGAAATTTGAGATTATAGCTGAATTAGCTTATAAATTATTATATGATCCTGAATTTAGATTTCATATTACAAGCAAACAAAATACCAGATTACAAGAATTTAAGAGTATTAAACCCGAGGAATTATTTCTTAAAAAACTAAAGGACGAACGTTTCATTAATGAATAA
- a CDS encoding glycosyltransferase, with translation MQVFQYVTDYSKKDGIGSDISGFHSVLTSNNISSKIFCLHSHVTNKIVFSLKHLREFRFYNSDIHIIHYGGYGLPLHEILNLPGKKVLRFHNITPSRFFDVNKNVHISAQFALSEVKAYLELRKFREFFSAFLFPSNYNYYSFQYNVGEINRKKSLIIPIVRRYNQEEIFEYKKLSYRLGFVGRFAPNKKIEDILRLLYFLKKRSSEYSLHLLGTKPPVFSSYYNYLNSFAKSLSLQKSLHIKLNVSEESLDENLKNFDVYVSMSEHEGFGIPILEAFSRRIPTFAFANAAIPEIMRNAGVLFYAKDFNYLAELIHTINLQEVLKKRIITTQDKVIDHYNSIDFDGSILKLLNFL, from the coding sequence ATGCAAGTTTTTCAGTATGTTACTGACTATAGCAAGAAGGATGGAATAGGGAGTGATATTTCCGGTTTTCACTCAGTCCTAACTTCCAACAATATTTCATCTAAAATTTTTTGCTTACATTCCCACGTAACCAATAAAATCGTATTTTCCTTAAAACACTTAAGAGAGTTTCGATTCTATAATTCAGATATACATATTATTCACTACGGTGGATACGGTCTTCCTCTACATGAAATTCTTAATCTTCCCGGTAAAAAAGTTTTACGATTCCATAATATAACACCTTCCAGGTTTTTTGATGTTAATAAAAATGTTCATATCTCCGCTCAATTTGCTCTGAGTGAAGTTAAGGCATACCTGGAACTAAGAAAATTCCGTGAATTTTTCTCTGCCTTCCTGTTTCCTTCAAACTATAACTACTATAGCTTTCAATATAATGTTGGAGAAATAAATCGAAAAAAATCTTTAATAATTCCTATTGTTAGAAGATACAATCAGGAAGAAATTTTTGAATATAAAAAACTTTCCTATAGGCTCGGGTTTGTTGGAAGGTTCGCACCAAATAAAAAAATAGAAGATATTTTACGCCTTTTATATTTTTTAAAAAAGAGATCTTCTGAATATTCTCTTCATCTTTTAGGAACAAAACCTCCAGTCTTTTCATCTTACTATAATTACCTGAATTCATTCGCTAAAAGTCTGAGTTTACAAAAATCTCTTCATATAAAGCTTAATGTTTCTGAAGAATCACTTGATGAAAATTTGAAAAATTTTGATGTTTATGTTTCCATGAGTGAGCATGAAGGATTTGGCATTCCTATTTTAGAAGCTTTTTCCAGACGGATTCCTACTTTTGCATTTGCAAATGCAGCTATACCGGAAATAATGAGAAACGCCGGAGTTCTATTCTATGCAAAAGACTTCAATTATCTGGCAGAACTTATTCATACTATAAATTTACAGGAGGTTTTAAAAAAAAGAATCATTACCACACAGGACAAAGTAATTGATCACTATAACTCAATTGATTTCGATGGATCTATTCTAAAACTTTTAAACTTTCTATAA